tctcgaaatggtcgagaggtaaagattgatatataggatgataacaccagaagtgttccgaaATGTATCGGGTATTATCGGAGTACTGGGaggggggttaccggacccccgggggaaagatatgggccataggaggggagcacaccagcccacaaggggtggcacgccccccacccccaagtaaggaggccgaattggagaagggaaagaaggggttcggcccccctttccttctctccttcctcTTCCCTTCCCCCCCCTCCGGaaataaggaaagggggaggccgaattggggaggaccccaagtaggattcctcctacttggggcgccccatggctgcctctcctcccctcccacctatatatacgtggggagggggcgcctagaagaCACAACAACAATCGTTAGCCGTGtacggcgccccctccacagtttacacccccggtcatagtttcgcggtgcttaggcgaagccctgcgcgaatcacttcaccatcaccgtcagcACGCCGTCGTGTGGACAAAACTCATTtacttcctcgacaccttgctggaaCAAGAAGGCGAGGAATGTCATCGCagtgaacgtgtgcagaactcggaggtgccgtacgttcggtgcttgattggtcggagctagaagaagttctactacatcaaccgcgttgtcaaacgcttccgctttcggtctacgagggtacgtagacacactctccccctctcgttgctatgcatcttctagatagatcttgcgtgagcgtgggaatttttttgaaattgcatgctatgtttcccaacaagtatagggtatcaatcgtagtcctttcgacaagtaagagtgttgaacccagcgaagagcagaaggaaatgacaagccgttttcagtaaggtaatttctgcaagcactgaaattgtcggtaacaggtagtttgatagcaagataatttttAACAAGTGACAAGTAGCAATAGTAAAAATAGGTGCAGCAAGTTAgctcaatcctttttgtagcaaaggacaggccaaaacaatCTCTTATAGCAAGTAAATCTTACTTGAGtgtacacaggaatttcatctagtcactttcatcatgttggtttgattcgtgttcgctactttgacaattttatatgtgggtggaccggtgcttgggtgctgttcttacttgaacaagcctcccacttatgattaacccccctcacaagcatccgcaactacgaaagaagaattaagataaaatctaagcATAGCATTAAacgtatggatccaaatcagtctcttacggaatagcgcataaactagggtttaagcttctgtcactctagcaacccatcatctaataactactccacaatgcattcccttaggcccaacgATGGCGAAGtctcatgtagtcgacgttcacataacaccactaagggaatcacaacatacatatcatcaaaatatcgaacgaatatcaaattcacatgattacttgcaacatgacttctcccatgtcctcaagaacaaaagtaactactcacacaacatattcatgctcaagatcagaggactaataaatatcataatggatctaaacatataatcttccaccaaataaaccggctagcatcaactataagatgcaatcaacactactagtcacccacatgtACCAATTTGAGGTTCtagtacaaagattgaacacaagagatgaactaaggttttgagatgagatggtgttattgaagatgttgacgaagatgggtcttccaaagatgagagggttgttggtgatgacgatggcttcaatttcccccctcccagagggaagtttccccggtggaatcgctccgctggagggcaaaagtgctcttgcccaagttccgcctcgagacggcagtGCTCCATTCTGAAAGTCCTCTGCTTACTTTTTCTAGGTTAAAAGACCTTATGTACCATACGATGGGCACAAGAGGTGAGCCAGGGCCCCCACTACCCACTAGGGCGCTCCTGGAGGGGATGgcacgccctggtgcctagtgggcacctGGGTGGCCCCCACTAGTATTTATTTTCTCCAATATTTAAtttatattccaaaataattctttgtaaaatttcagctcatttggagatgtgcagaataggtatctctgatgTAGCTTGTTTAGGTCCAGAATTCCAattgccggtattctccctctttgtgtaaaccttgcatattaggagagaaaaggcattagaattactccacaaATTGTTATAATGAataaaaacactataaataatagtatgaaacatgatgcaaaatggacgtatcaactcccccaagcttagacctcgcttgtcctcaagcgaaagccgatatctaaaatcatgtccacatgtttggagagagaggtgtcgataaaaaaaaTACGGACATAGTAGAATCATGATCATTATTATAACAACGATAAACTTTATCATAAGACTTCTCATGGGCAAGtagcaattcatcacaacatcaaaGTATAGAGCataaactttattgaaaactaacaaactatgttctctgTCAACTTTGCAATttcaattcatcatattttcaggaagggtctcgtATCGGAGCCTTTGGGCAAGTCcgcatactcaaccatcattcaGTCtgctatgattgctaacactcacaacatatatcaaaaagtttcaacccgacagatagaaagataggggcttatagtttcgcctcccaacttattcacctcaagggtgacgtcaataataataactcatgatcacTCATATCCAACTAGGTATATGTgactagatctttccccaccacatgatgcgtgcaaaaaaagtaaataaaaatggaataGAGGAGAACACTTCGACTCTTGAataaaaagtaaaagataggcccttcgcagagggaagtagaggttgtcatgcgcttttatttTTGGATGCCCAaactcttagtgcaaaagaacgtcattatatttccccttatgatagcaacctttattatgcagtctgtcgcttttattactttgccatcacaagttcgtacaacacttattttcccttacactaaaagatcaaacatatttagaagcaatttttattgccttatgcactgatgacaacttacttgaaggatcttgctcaatccagaggtaggtatggtggactctcaaaacatGGTTTTGGGTTTAAGATTTTTGGATgaacaagtagtatctctacttagtgtagatttttggctagaaaagatattgggcaagcaccacatgttggaggatctatgacaatataacttatgtgtgaatatgaacaaacataaatcattacgttgtgttccttgtccaacgtcaacaatttggaataaaatatttaatgggggctcacaatcataaaagaagTCCAAGATGTTATATTTGCATATGAATCTTAtattcccttattaattctttcatgaattgcatcattgaccaattgTCGCGCCCAAGATGCGATTCTATCCCAACCACGTGATGAATTCATGATTGGGGCACAACCGCATTTCGAGCGCATAGCACCAATGCTATGTTTTTCAACttccaataaattttaccacttatacttttccttatgtgatgtcattacttaccataagattagcatatgatatttttcattatttccttTATTTTGATTGAATCAAGAAAGTAAAGAAGCACAAACTTGAACTAAACTTTTTATATAACTCtcaactcgattacatagatggATAGATGGATTTATTATCATACTAgacttttattcaactaaatcaTGAAATAACTAAAGATCAAACTAAAAACTGGTGAAGATAAtaaaagtgatggtgatacgataccaggcatctcccccaagcttggcgatagccaaggggagtgcccatacccgtgtGCTCAAGTCTCCTTctttggtgatggtggtggtggtggtgacgATGTGGTAAGATTGTCCTCCGGCTTCCATGGCAGGggttcaccatcataagaggatGCACGAGTCTCCTGAGTCCTACAACTGTCAGCTAAACTCATACCTTTTAAAGCTTGCTTCATACACGAAAACTTGATTTTGAAGATCATAGATTTCGCTTTGCAGAAAATTGATTTGCTCGTgaaggtgaagacgatgtccttcatagACCGACCATCCACCTTGTGATCACGGGTGAATTCTGTGATCATGGAGTGGTGGGCActaagtccacgctccaccatcccttggcacttgaagaTCTCCTGCTCCACCCCCTCGAGCCTGGCCTCCAGGCTTCCCGTCTTCTTGGGCCCATGAACATCCCAGATGTGGAGCATCCCCTCACACATCTCAATGGCTTGAGGGTGCTTCATCACCTCCGACAAGTCGGGATTGATTACcctctcgaagaacttgtccatGAAAGAGCTTGGTGCAGCCATGGCGATCTAGATCTGACaaaaaaatagctcgaaacaagaacaaagGATATTTCTGCGGTGGTGTGGTCAAATCGTCCAGGGGtatatataaagattttttatcttgggaaacaagtaTACTATAGGAAAACAGAGTCGGGAAGCTGCCTGaggggcccactacccaccagaGCACGCCAGGTGGGGCAGGTGTGCCCTCGTGCCTAGTGGGCACCTGGGTTGCCTTCCCGGGTGTTtcttaatttttttatttttttctaatattccaaaactgacagaaaatattttgacagaatttttggagtcggtttacttaccgtatcatgtaCCTCTTCCATTTCAGGGttctggagtgttctggaaggtctcttttatgtattcctccggtgtcatggtttggataatgttagtttcaacattaataggcgtacctgaaaTATAGTGCTTAATTCTTTGTCCATTGACCACTTTCGGATTAGTGTCTTTGGCATTATTGATCTTAATAGCTCCAGAGCGGTAAACTTCCTTGATtatatatggtccttcccatttgaaagaagttttcctgcaaaaaatcaaAAAAGAATTGTATAATAGGACATATTCACAAACTTTGAAttcccgcttttggattctttactcatgccatcttttaaccttttctttaaacagtttggcattttcACAACACTACCAGGGAAAATCTTATAGATTGACGCTTACTAATAGCGagggtttatacccctcgctactactacttactagtagtgagggtttatacccctcgctactgctacttactagtagcgagggtttatacccctcgctactactaagttgatagtagtagcgtgggtttatACTCCTCgctactgataacccacaagtataggggatcggaacagttttcgagggtagagtattcaacctaattttattgattcgacacaaggggatccaaagaatattctcaagtattagcatctgagttgtcaattcaaccacacttgaaagacttaatatctgcaacaaagtatttagtagcaaagtagtatgaaagtaacggtaatggtaacagaagtaatagtagcagttttgtagcaattgtaacagtggaAACGCGAAAGTAACTTAGCagagatcaatatgtgaaaagctcatag
The sequence above is a segment of the Aegilops tauschii subsp. strangulata cultivar AL8/78 chromosome 6, Aet v6.0, whole genome shotgun sequence genome. Coding sequences within it:
- the LOC109764271 gene encoding uncharacterized protein, translated to MAAPSSFMDKFFERVINPDLSEVMKHPQAIEMCEGMLHIWDVHGPKKTGSLEARLEGVEQEIFKCQGMVERGLSAHHSMITEFTRDHKVDGRSMKDIVFTFTSKSIFCKAKSMIFKIKFSCMKQALKGMSLADSCRTQETRASSYDGEPLPWKPEDNLTTSSPPPPPSPKKET